One Pedosphaera parvula Ellin514 DNA segment encodes these proteins:
- a CDS encoding ABC transporter permease, translating to MALPITYNIRNVFVRWRATLATVAGIALVVAVYMVMQTMAIGLEKSSRNTGDPRNIMIVRKGSTAESSSQVTRSQLKEFNYFPQIVRDAKGQPLISADVLVLVSLPRRDGSGEANVLLRGISPAGIELRPQVTLVNGRWFTPGKREVVVAKKLAARFANFDIGGKFKTGGKELTVVGMTDGGNSAFDSEIWMDADESRSLFDRENYSSVLVRASDDAAGKAFIQRIESDKRLPLLALAEVEYYASQTKTATPIKFLGKFLATAMSIGAIFAAMNTMYASVGARTREIGTLRVLGYRRRAILISFLLEGAFLSLLGGIIGCLLAIPLPLLGYSIGTLNFQTWGETVFQFQMTPELFVQGLVFSVLVGLVGSLFPAIKAARLPVIAALKSI from the coding sequence ATGGCCTTACCTATTACCTATAACATACGCAATGTGTTCGTGCGCTGGCGCGCCACCCTGGCCACGGTGGCCGGCATTGCGTTGGTGGTGGCGGTTTACATGGTGATGCAGACGATGGCCATCGGGTTGGAGAAATCGAGCCGGAACACTGGCGATCCCCGCAACATCATGATCGTCCGTAAAGGGTCCACTGCAGAGTCAAGCAGCCAGGTGACGCGGTCGCAATTAAAGGAATTCAATTATTTCCCGCAAATTGTCCGGGATGCCAAGGGACAGCCATTGATTTCAGCAGACGTGTTGGTGCTGGTCAGCCTGCCGCGCAGAGACGGGAGTGGAGAAGCCAACGTGTTATTGCGCGGCATCTCCCCTGCGGGAATAGAATTACGTCCACAGGTAACACTGGTGAATGGACGCTGGTTTACGCCAGGCAAGCGCGAGGTTGTCGTGGCGAAGAAGCTGGCGGCGCGGTTTGCGAACTTTGATATTGGAGGCAAGTTCAAGACCGGCGGCAAAGAGCTGACCGTGGTGGGGATGACGGATGGCGGGAATAGCGCGTTCGATTCAGAAATCTGGATGGATGCCGATGAATCCCGTTCCCTCTTCGATCGCGAAAATTATTCAAGTGTGCTGGTACGGGCAAGTGACGATGCTGCGGGAAAGGCGTTCATTCAACGAATCGAGTCGGACAAGCGATTACCATTGTTGGCGCTTGCGGAAGTGGAGTATTACGCCTCGCAAACCAAAACGGCCACACCCATCAAGTTTCTGGGAAAGTTTTTGGCCACCGCGATGTCCATTGGCGCCATCTTTGCCGCAATGAATACCATGTATGCGAGTGTGGGGGCACGGACGCGGGAAATTGGCACGTTGCGGGTTTTGGGGTATCGGCGCCGCGCGATTTTGATCAGTTTTCTGTTGGAAGGAGCGTTCCTATCCTTGCTGGGCGGAATTATTGGATGTTTGCTGGCAATACCTTTGCCGCTGCTTGGCTATTCCATCGGCACATTGAACTTCCAAACCTGGGGTGAAACCGTTTTTCAGTTCCAAATGACCCCGGAATTGTTTGTGCAAGGCCTGGTTTTCTCGGTGTTGGTTGGTTTGGTGGGAAGTTTATTTCCAGCCATCAAGGCAGCAAGGCTGCCAGTCATTGCGGCTTTGAAATCTATTTAG